A stretch of DNA from Candidatus Limnocylindrales bacterium:
GAATATAAATTTGAGAAAGCAGGTTCTGAATATACCCTGCGGGAAGTACCTGAGGTGTCGGGGCGTATTCAGTTTCGGGCAGCCATGTACGACCAAATCGGGGCCGAGAATCATTGTAGTGTACAGGCCATGCAGTTGCTCATCGATGGAAAACCCCTGTATGGAGTCCGTTTTGATACCTTTACTTTTAAAACCAACCATCGGGTGGGTCTGATCTATGACTTCAATAAAACCCGCTATTATCCGGCCCAATATTATTATAAGCTTTACAATCCCTATGGTCATATGCCCTATGCAAAAAGTTTTAACCGAAAGGGAGGTATCTGGGACACAGATCAGGAAGCCGAAGGTCTTCATACCGTCGAGATTCAAGCAGAAGACGCCGTTGGTCATAAGGCTGTGGCTACTTTTAAGGTCAGAGTCGTTCACGAAGTAGAACGTGTAAATGTCTCACCCCGTGAGAACCCGGAAGTACGGAGACGCGGAGACAAAGCGCAGGCTATACAACAGAGTATCAGAAGCCCGGCAGGCACGGCTATGGAACCCAACTCTTCTCGGCCTTCCAGGGCTCCCGGATCGCTTCAGGGAATAACCGTCGGTTTGCGTGATTTTGGAAATTTTATTGAGATTGTGATTCTTCCCGGCATGCCCTTGAGTACCTTCCCTGAAGTAATCGTACAACAAGAGGGTGGGGAAAAAGTCCAGGTTCCGGTTCGTCAGATTGGATCTTCCGATTCAAAGAGGCCGGGTAGATTTGTGGGAACCTATGATTTAATTCCAGGATTGGATGGACAGGCCGAGATTACAGTTTCCGGAACAGACCGGTCGGGAAAGACTTATCAAGTCCGCGAATTCTTCCTGGTCCAAACTATTTTTGCCCAGAAGGGTGGGACGGCCCGTTGGGGGGAAGATACGTTTATCTCCTTCCCCCCAGGGGCTCTCTACGAAGATACCTTTATTACCATTGTTCCCGAAACTGATTATCAAGAAGAAGCCGATTTGCCACTGGTTTCTCCGGTTTACGAGTTTCGTCCTCGTGGAATACCCCTGGAGCGGAAAGCAACGGTTGGAATCCGCTATCCGACCCAGATCCAGGATCTCAAGAAGTTGGGGGTTTATCGCTGGGACCCCCTCCAAAGGCATTGGGATTATCTGGATGACCGGCTTAATCTCCCTCATCGAACCGTCTCTGCCGAAGTCAATTTTTTGGCGACCTATGCCCTTCGTATAGATAATGCCGTTCCGGTTATTTCCGATCTTCGACCCGCTCCTGACAGTAAAGTCAAGGGCACTCTTTCTGAAATCTCTGCCATTATTAAAGATCGGGGTAAGGGCGTGGATGAAGATTCTATCCTTATGGAACTGGATGGGGTTCGGGTAGAGGCCGAATACGACCCCGACCGTGACAAAGTAGCCTTTGTGCCGGAGCGACCTTTAAGGCCGGGTAAACATACCCTCAGAATTCAAGCTTCGGACCTTGCCGGAAATAAAGCAATCCCGGTTCAATCGGAATTCTGGGTGGAACCTTAAAACCAGGAGACTTTGGGAATGTGGGACGCAGGAATATGGAGAAGGTGGGAGTATAGGGGTGTGGAAGTTCTATCTTCTACCCCCACACTCCCATACATCCCTTTGTCCGAAAGTCCCCATCCTAAGATCAGAGATTCAACGCCATAGCCCGAATGGTGGGTCGATCCAGGCGCCCGGTGACCCGAAGATAATGCCGATACTGGTACTTCCGAATAGCCTCCCGTGTGGCGGGACCCAGAATTCCGTCAATAGGCCCATAATATAACCCTTCTGCCCGAAGGACCCTCTGGGCTGCCTTAATGGCAGCTCTTGAATGATAACCCCTATCAACGATAATGACCCGGGTTCTGGGATGTGCTGACGCGACCGAGGGTGCTACCACCGAAGAAAGAAGGAGCGCCAGCAGTAAGATGATGATATTTTTCTTCATAGCTTATTCCTCCTGGACTCGCCTGCTCAGGAATCAGAACTCAGAAGCCATACCAGCCTGCCCGATATCCGATAACCGGATTTGGCCTTTCCCCTGACCTTCAGAGAAAAGAGCCTTGACTTAACGCCATGGCTCCAACCCGGAAAAGGGTCAGGGTCAGCTTATTTTTTGAAGCAAAAGTCTGCCGTTTTCCAGCTTCTGAGTTCTGACTCTCGGGTTT
This window harbors:
- a CDS encoding M23 family metallopeptidase — protein: MIWLNRYKRVSGKCIFSILISLLAGILLVSDNSSLPATERWFPPLEIKAGLSSVFGDFRETHLHSGIDFRTNGQIGYKVFAVDDGVIYRLSVRKRGFGKALYIRHRDGIESVYAHLDKFEEERLGLETFVKQAQRSQGTKYPGDLFLEKAVRRGQLIAFSGETGAGLPHLHFELRRGGGNPLDPFSLGFYYLDETPPVIERVVMEPVGSGSYVEGEHDPREYKFEKAGSEYTLREVPEVSGRIQFRAAMYDQIGAENHCSVQAMQLLIDGKPLYGVRFDTFTFKTNHRVGLIYDFNKTRYYPAQYYYKLYNPYGHMPYAKSFNRKGGIWDTDQEAEGLHTVEIQAEDAVGHKAVATFKVRVVHEVERVNVSPRENPEVRRRGDKAQAIQQSIRSPAGTAMEPNSSRPSRAPGSLQGITVGLRDFGNFIEIVILPGMPLSTFPEVIVQQEGGEKVQVPVRQIGSSDSKRPGRFVGTYDLIPGLDGQAEITVSGTDRSGKTYQVREFFLVQTIFAQKGGTARWGEDTFISFPPGALYEDTFITIVPETDYQEEADLPLVSPVYEFRPRGIPLERKATVGIRYPTQIQDLKKLGVYRWDPLQRHWDYLDDRLNLPHRTVSAEVNFLATYALRIDNAVPVISDLRPAPDSKVKGTLSEISAIIKDRGKGVDEDSILMELDGVRVEAEYDPDRDKVAFVPERPLRPGKHTLRIQASDLAGNKAIPVQSEFWVEP
- a CDS encoding peptidoglycan-binding domain-containing protein: MKKNIIILLLALLLSSVVAPSVASAHPRTRVIIVDRGYHSRAAIKAAQRVLRAEGLYYGPIDGILGPATREAIRKYQYRHYLRVTGRLDRPTIRAMALNL